A genome region from Ligilactobacillus cholophilus includes the following:
- a CDS encoding CDP-glycerol glycerophosphotransferase family protein, whose product MKKIIYIWLVKLISKLKHEKKPENIVYLMSFNGNVNFIKELSKLADNKHSLTVLYLPQCQNDANKLNKIGIKTVKFQNNIDFLIHKLPFILNAQLLICDNYYAFLSGIGFDHDKTHVVQIWHANGAVKSFGWDEPQTLKRSKSDKKRFQRVYNQFDEFIVGSTMMGEVFQRSYHISKEKISLLGYPRTDNLFNCKWQSKTLDKIYYRHPELKGKEILLYAPTYREDENHKVKLELPIDLDLILKQLNKNQKLIIKLHPHLIKEEKNLKQRFQDEHLIWIDDFSTNDLLLITDRLITDYSSVIFDYTLLPNAKQIILYCYDFKEYKENIGIQKDFQEWAPGPIVTSEAELNSIIKKPLKRANFDKFNIKWNTFNDGNATERVIKHEENYLHS is encoded by the coding sequence ATGAAAAAAATTATTTATATTTGGCTTGTTAAGCTAATTTCAAAATTAAAGCATGAAAAAAAGCCTGAAAATATTGTATATTTAATGAGCTTTAATGGAAACGTAAATTTTATTAAAGAACTAAGTAAATTAGCAGATAACAAACATTCATTAACTGTACTCTATTTACCACAATGTCAAAATGATGCTAATAAATTAAACAAAATAGGAATAAAAACAGTTAAATTTCAAAATAATATTGATTTTTTAATACATAAATTACCTTTTATTTTAAACGCTCAGTTGTTAATTTGTGATAATTATTATGCTTTTTTAAGTGGAATTGGTTTTGATCATGATAAAACGCATGTTGTACAAATTTGGCATGCGAATGGTGCAGTAAAATCCTTTGGTTGGGATGAACCACAAACTTTAAAACGTTCTAAAAGTGATAAAAAAAGATTTCAAAGAGTATATAATCAATTTGATGAGTTTATTGTCGGATCAACTATGATGGGAGAAGTTTTTCAACGAAGTTATCATATTTCAAAAGAAAAAATTAGTTTATTAGGATATCCAAGGACTGATAATTTATTTAATTGCAAATGGCAATCTAAAACTTTGGATAAAATTTACTATAGGCATCCAGAATTAAAGGGAAAAGAAATTCTTCTATATGCACCAACATATAGAGAAGATGAAAATCATAAAGTGAAATTAGAATTACCAATTGATTTAGATTTGATCTTAAAGCAACTAAATAAAAATCAGAAATTAATTATTAAACTACATCCTCATTTAATAAAAGAGGAGAAAAATTTAAAACAAAGATTTCAAGATGAACATTTAATTTGGATAGATGATTTTTCTACTAATGATTTACTTTTAATTACTGATAGACTAATAACTGATTATTCATCTGTGATTTTCGATTATACTCTATTACCAAATGCTAAACAAATAATACTTTATTGTTATGATTTTAAAGAATATAAAGAAAATATTGGAATTCAAAAAGATTTTCAAGAATGGGCACCTGGCCCCATTGTTACTTCTGAGGCAGAACTTAATTCAATTATAAAGAAACCTTTAAAAAGGGCTAATTTTGATAAATTTAATATAAAATGGAATACGTTCAATGACGGCAATGCAACTGAACGTGTCATTAAACATGAAGAAAATTATTTACATTCGTAA
- a CDS encoding YitT family protein, with product MNELQKRWKKHIYLSRASAAFIYGLLVSVAMNFFWDPGHIYSSGITGLAQLLNSLLKHTVFPLSTALLIFLLNLPLIILAWKQIGHRFTIFTVIAVVCSSVMIKLLHPTVLTKDPMVCAIFGAILNGYGTGYALKSGISTGGLDIISLIVRKLTGKSVGTVNMIFNAFIVLAAGLVYGWPYAFYSAIGLFINAQVMDAIYTRQQKMLVMIITTKPNSVVDCIQTHMRRGITIVHGAEGAYRHDAKAILFTVISRYEIPELHAALNESDPHAFVSITENVHTIGHFYEPEP from the coding sequence ATGAATGAATTACAAAAAAGATGGAAAAAACATATTTATCTTTCTCGTGCTTCAGCCGCATTTATATATGGATTATTAGTTTCTGTAGCGATGAATTTCTTTTGGGATCCAGGTCATATTTATTCTTCAGGAATAACTGGATTAGCACAATTACTAAATTCATTATTAAAGCACACTGTTTTTCCATTATCAACTGCGTTATTAATTTTCCTATTAAATTTGCCATTAATTATATTAGCTTGGAAACAAATAGGTCATAGATTTACAATTTTTACAGTAATTGCAGTTGTATGTTCTAGTGTAATGATTAAGTTATTACATCCAACAGTTTTAACAAAAGATCCCATGGTATGTGCAATTTTTGGTGCTATTTTAAATGGATATGGGACAGGTTATGCACTAAAAAGTGGGATTTCAACTGGAGGATTAGATATTATAAGTTTAATCGTAAGAAAATTAACTGGGAAATCTGTTGGTACAGTTAATATGATATTTAATGCATTTATCGTTTTAGCGGCTGGTCTTGTTTATGGTTGGCCATATGCTTTTTATTCAGCAATTGGATTATTTATTAATGCACAGGTAATGGATGCTATTTATACAAGACAACAGAAAATGTTAGTGATGATTATTACAACAAAACCAAATAGTGTAGTTGATTGTATTCAAACACATATGAGACGAGGCATTACAATTGTTCATGGTGCAGAAGGGGCATATCGACACGATGCAAAGGCAATTTTATTTACAGTAATTTCCAGATATGAGATTCCAGAATTACATGCTGCATTAAATGAATCAGACCCACATGCCTTTGTAAGTATTACAGAAAATGTCCATACAATTGGTCATTTCTATGAACCAGAACCATAA
- the aspS gene encoding aspartate--tRNA ligase, which translates to MRRTTYAGLVDESYLGKEIVLKGWVQKRRNLGNLIFIDLRDREGIVQLVFSQEFGPEALKIADSLRSEYVIEVVGKVVARNENAINPNMKTGKIEVEVSDVKILNKAKLTPFEIVNNTNATDEMRLKYRYLDLRRPEMQKSLMIRNRITQTVHRYLDENHFMNIETPYLTRSTPEGARDYLVPSRVYPGHFYALPQSPQLFKQLLMGAGFDRYYQIARCFRDEDLRGDRQPEFTQIDIETSFMDQDEIIEMTEGLLKAVMKDTLGIEIQTPIQRITWDEAMDRFGSDKPDIRFDMELQDMGSAVKESGFKVFDSTLENGGQVKAITVPNGAEKYSRKQIDAKQEYIKRFGAKGLAWMKVTDDGLAGPIAKFFKDREKQILEAANAKIGDLILFVASTRKVVADSLGYLRKEIAKEQNMIDENQFAFVWVVDWPLFEYSEEFQQYIAAHHPFTMPNEEDLELLKTDPHKCHAQSYDIVLNGYELGGGSIRIHQRDIQEDMFKALGFTKEKAEEQFGWFMDALDYGFPPHGGLALGLDRFAMLLSKKDNIREVIAFPKNSKATEPLTHAPSIVAEKQLEDLHIDVEDVKDDE; encoded by the coding sequence TTGAGAAGAACAACATATGCTGGACTTGTAGATGAGAGTTATCTAGGAAAAGAGATTGTACTTAAAGGTTGGGTTCAAAAGCGCAGAAATTTAGGGAATTTAATTTTTATTGATTTACGTGATCGTGAAGGAATTGTTCAATTAGTATTTAGTCAAGAATTTGGTCCGGAAGCATTGAAAATTGCAGATTCATTACGAAGTGAATATGTTATTGAAGTAGTAGGAAAAGTTGTTGCACGTAATGAAAATGCAATTAACCCAAATATGAAAACTGGAAAAATTGAAGTTGAAGTTAGCGATGTTAAAATTTTGAATAAGGCTAAATTAACTCCTTTTGAAATTGTAAATAATACAAATGCAACTGATGAAATGCGATTAAAATATCGTTATTTAGATCTACGTCGACCAGAAATGCAAAAGTCATTAATGATTCGAAATCGTATAACGCAGACAGTACATCGTTATTTAGATGAAAATCACTTTATGAATATTGAAACACCATATTTGACACGGTCTACACCTGAGGGGGCTCGTGATTATTTAGTTCCTTCAAGAGTATATCCTGGACATTTTTATGCATTACCACAATCCCCACAATTATTTAAGCAACTATTGATGGGTGCTGGCTTTGATAGATATTATCAAATTGCTCGTTGTTTCCGTGACGAAGATTTGCGAGGAGATCGACAACCTGAATTTACTCAAATTGATATTGAAACATCATTCATGGATCAAGATGAAATTATTGAAATGACAGAAGGTTTATTAAAGGCAGTCATGAAGGATACTTTAGGAATTGAAATTCAAACACCAATTCAACGTATCACATGGGATGAAGCAATGGATCGATTTGGTTCAGATAAACCAGACATTCGTTTTGATATGGAATTGCAAGATATGGGAAGTGCAGTTAAAGAATCTGGATTTAAGGTTTTCGATAGCACATTAGAAAATGGTGGACAAGTTAAGGCGATTACTGTTCCAAATGGTGCTGAAAAATATTCTCGTAAGCAAATTGATGCAAAACAAGAGTACATTAAACGATTTGGTGCAAAGGGATTAGCATGGATGAAAGTTACAGATGATGGCCTTGCTGGACCAATTGCAAAATTCTTTAAAGATCGTGAAAAACAAATTTTAGAAGCAGCAAATGCTAAAATTGGTGACTTAATTTTGTTTGTTGCTTCTACACGAAAAGTAGTAGCAGATTCACTTGGCTATTTGCGAAAAGAAATTGCCAAGGAACAAAATATGATTGATGAAAATCAATTTGCATTTGTTTGGGTAGTAGACTGGCCATTATTTGAATATAGTGAAGAATTCCAACAATATATTGCAGCTCATCATCCATTTACAATGCCAAATGAAGAAGACTTAGAGTTATTGAAGACAGACCCACATAAATGTCATGCACAAAGTTATGATATTGTTTTAAATGGATATGAATTAGGTGGTGGATCAATTCGTATCCATCAACGTGATATTCAAGAAGACATGTTTAAGGCATTAGGCTTTACTAAAGAAAAAGCAGAAGAACAATTTGGTTGGTTTATGGATGCATTAGATTATGGATTCCCACCACATGGTGGTTTGGCACTTGGATTAGATCGTTTTGCAATGCTTTTATCAAAGAAAGATAACATTCGTGAAGTAATTGCATTTCCTAAAAATTCAAAAGCTACTGAACCTTTGACACATGCACCAAGTATTGTTGCTGAAAAACAACTTGAAGATTTGCATATTGATGTGGAAGATGTAAAGGACGATGAATAA
- the hisS gene encoding histidine--tRNA ligase: MKYQKPKGTADILADESTKWQYVEEKARELFKKYRYHEMRTPIFENFEVFSRTSGETSDIVTKEMYDFHDKGDRHITLRPEGTAGVVRSFVENKLYGPEYQKPYKVYYMGPMFRYERPQSGRLREFHQIGVEAFGVDNPTLDVEVIAMAIDLLKSVEINSLKLVINTLGDIETRQNYRQALIDYLEPFEDQLSEDSKERMHKNPLRVLDSKDENDQKIVENAPSILDFLTDNSKKHFETVKSLLDDLGIKYEIDANMVRGLDYYNHTIFEIMSDSKAFGGKWTTVCAGGRYNGLVEQLGGPATPGVGFGLGVERLLLILNTEKDKLPLDDDLDVYVVGIGNETNAKSLEIVQALRQQGFSADRDYLNRKPKGQFKTASRLAAKYTITIGEREIAENKANIKDMASGQENSVNLDDILNNFENVIK; the protein is encoded by the coding sequence TTGAAATATCAAAAACCAAAGGGAACAGCAGATATTTTAGCTGATGAATCAACTAAATGGCAATATGTAGAAGAGAAAGCACGAGAATTATTTAAGAAGTATCGTTATCACGAAATGCGTACTCCAATTTTTGAAAATTTTGAAGTGTTTTCAAGAACTTCAGGAGAAACCTCAGATATTGTTACAAAAGAAATGTATGATTTTCATGATAAGGGAGATCGTCACATTACATTAAGACCAGAAGGAACAGCAGGTGTTGTTCGTTCATTTGTAGAAAATAAATTATATGGGCCTGAATATCAAAAGCCATATAAGGTATATTATATGGGACCAATGTTCCGTTATGAAAGACCACAATCTGGTCGGCTACGTGAATTTCATCAAATTGGTGTAGAAGCATTTGGCGTAGATAATCCTACTTTAGATGTGGAAGTAATTGCAATGGCAATTGATTTACTAAAAAGCGTAGAGATTAATAGTTTAAAATTAGTGATTAATACATTAGGAGATATTGAAACTCGTCAAAATTATCGACAAGCGCTAATTGATTATCTGGAACCATTTGAAGATCAGCTTTCAGAAGATTCAAAAGAAAGAATGCATAAGAATCCACTTCGTGTTTTAGATAGTAAAGATGAAAACGATCAAAAAATTGTAGAAAATGCACCATCAATACTAGATTTCTTAACAGATAATTCAAAAAAACATTTTGAAACTGTGAAGTCATTATTAGATGATCTAGGTATTAAATATGAAATTGATGCAAATATGGTACGTGGATTAGATTATTATAATCATACTATTTTTGAAATAATGAGTGATTCAAAAGCTTTTGGTGGGAAATGGACTACTGTATGTGCTGGAGGACGCTACAATGGGCTTGTAGAACAATTAGGTGGGCCAGCAACGCCAGGTGTAGGCTTTGGATTAGGTGTTGAACGCTTATTACTTATTTTAAACACTGAAAAAGATAAATTACCACTTGATGATGACTTAGATGTTTATGTTGTTGGCATTGGAAATGAAACAAACGCTAAATCATTAGAAATTGTTCAAGCATTACGCCAACAAGGCTTCTCTGCTGATCGAGATTATTTAAATCGAAAACCAAAGGGGCAATTTAAAACAGCAAGTCGTTTAGCGGCTAAATATACAATTACTATTGGTGAACGTGAAATTGCAGAGAATAAAGCTAATATTAAAGATATGGCAAGTGGACAAGAAAATTCAGTAAACTTAGATGATATATTAAATAACTTTGAAAATGTTATAAAGTAG
- a CDS encoding N-acetylmuramoyl-L-alanine amidase, with the protein MQESENENSSSYLWLILLLFIAVLGFRTYTYFEQVPIETENAALYEKPEISAKKECSIQKNSRVKVLKHKYNWVYVKTDKNKYGWMGSWMISSDYKVPINSISEATIVIDAGHGGEDSGALSIQGKQEKTYTLKYAKQLAEKLRKEGARVYMTRSSNETVSLSKRPLLAEQVHADAFISFHFDSSPQNNTATGFTTYYYHKDNGSLRLANDINSQLTSLGIDNRGVDFGNFLVLRDNTRPAVLLESGYINSARDFSMITDSNYQNQVTSDVVKGLKLFFEGKDENTVISNNS; encoded by the coding sequence ATGCAAGAAAGCGAAAACGAAAATAGTTCTTCTTATTTATGGTTAATATTGTTATTATTTATTGCTGTATTAGGTTTTAGAACTTATACATATTTTGAACAAGTTCCAATTGAAACTGAAAATGCTGCTTTATACGAAAAACCTGAAATTAGTGCAAAAAAAGAATGCTCTATACAGAAAAATAGCCGTGTAAAGGTTTTAAAACATAAATATAATTGGGTTTATGTAAAAACTGATAAAAATAAATATGGATGGATGGGATCATGGATGATAAGTTCTGATTATAAAGTTCCAATCAATTCAATCTCAGAAGCCACAATTGTTATTGATGCAGGGCATGGTGGTGAAGACTCTGGAGCTCTCTCTATCCAAGGAAAACAAGAGAAAACATATACCCTTAAATATGCAAAACAATTAGCAGAAAAATTGCGTAAAGAAGGTGCTCGAGTTTATATGACTCGAAGTTCAAATGAAACAGTAAGTTTAAGCAAACGTCCTTTACTAGCTGAACAAGTACATGCTGATGCTTTTATTAGTTTTCATTTTGATTCTTCACCGCAAAATAATACTGCAACTGGATTTACAACATATTATTATCATAAAGATAATGGTTCACTTAGATTAGCAAATGATATTAATAGTCAATTAACTTCTCTCGGAATTGATAATCGAGGAGTAGATTTTGGAAATTTCCTAGTATTAAGAGATAATACTCGACCTGCTGTTTTATTAGAAAGTGGCTATATTAATTCAGCAAGAGACTTTAGTATGATTACAGATAGTAATTATCAAAATCAAGTTACAAGTGATGTTGTCAAAGGATTGAAATTATTCTTTGAAGGCAAAGATGAGAATACAGTAATATCAAACAATTCATAG
- a CDS encoding HAD-IA family hydrolase, protein MYREFFWDFDGTLFDTYPGMVKAFITVFKDENIDLDESAVYKRMRQTSLGQTFKYYCDQNGLQDPKKMRELYNPVEEKLEENMHPFVGVKDVLERVVDEGGHNYLMTHRNQSSLEMLDGFDLKKYFKDAVTAEKSFPRKPNPASLNSLVEKYELNPENCVMVGDRVLDIEAAHNAKMSGILFDPDDLIVEPVEPEHRIHQISDIIKWID, encoded by the coding sequence GTGTATCGAGAATTTTTCTGGGATTTTGATGGTACTTTGTTTGATACTTATCCAGGTATGGTAAAAGCTTTTATAACTGTTTTTAAAGATGAAAATATCGATTTAGATGAAAGCGCAGTTTATAAAAGAATGCGCCAAACATCATTAGGACAAACCTTTAAATACTACTGTGATCAAAATGGACTTCAAGATCCAAAAAAAATGCGTGAGTTATACAACCCAGTTGAGGAAAAACTAGAGGAAAATATGCATCCATTTGTTGGAGTCAAAGATGTTCTAGAAAGAGTCGTAGACGAAGGTGGTCACAATTATTTGATGACTCACAGAAATCAAAGTTCTTTAGAAATGCTTGACGGATTTGATTTGAAAAAATATTTCAAAGATGCAGTTACAGCTGAAAAATCATTTCCAAGAAAACCAAATCCTGCTTCATTAAATTCATTAGTAGAAAAATATGAATTGAATCCTGAAAATTGTGTAATGGTTGGTGATCGTGTTTTGGATATCGAAGCTGCACATAATGCAAAAATGTCAGGGATTTTATTTGATCCTGATGATTTAATTGTAGAACCTGTGGAACCAGAACACCGTATTCATCAAATTAGCGATATTATAAAATGGATTGATTAA
- the dtd gene encoding D-aminoacyl-tRNA deacylase gives MRVVLQRVKSAKVEIDKEIVGEINKGFLLLVGFGKNDSTKQIDYLARKIVNARLFNDENGKMNLSIKEIEGKILSVSQFTLYAATKKGNRPNFMLAQEPEIAKENYRYFNNKLQSFGIEVETGKFGADMQVSLINDGPVTIIYDTDEI, from the coding sequence ATGCGCGTTGTCTTACAAAGGGTAAAAAGTGCAAAAGTAGAAATTGATAAGGAAATTGTCGGAGAGATTAATAAAGGTTTTTTATTATTAGTTGGTTTTGGAAAGAATGATAGTACTAAACAAATTGATTATTTGGCACGTAAAATTGTAAATGCTAGGCTTTTTAATGATGAAAATGGTAAAATGAATTTGTCAATAAAAGAAATTGAGGGTAAAATTTTATCAGTTTCGCAATTTACTCTATATGCTGCAACCAAAAAGGGAAATCGTCCAAATTTTATGTTGGCACAAGAACCGGAGATTGCGAAAGAAAACTATAGATATTTTAATAATAAATTACAATCTTTTGGAATCGAAGTTGAAACTGGAAAGTTTGGTGCAGATATGCAAGTAAGTTTGATAAATGATGGCCCAGTTACAATTATTTATGACACTGATGAAATTTAA